Proteins co-encoded in one Bremerella sp. TYQ1 genomic window:
- a CDS encoding sulfatase, protein MIRVLFILLLLLTITPAIGAAERPNVLFIAVDDLRPELGCYGKPHIHSPNIDRLAAEGTTFERSFCMVPTCGASRASLMTSIRPTKKRFVSYLASAEEEAPGIVTLNTHFKNAGYTTISNGKIFHHASDNADGWSEKPWRPKGPSYKLPESLAAAKTTPKKRGPAYEAADVKDDFYRDGKLANKTIKDLQRLKEQDQPFFLAVGFFKPHLPFVAPQKYWDLYDPSTIELPETYHRPKDAPNVAIHSSGELRAYAGIPKKGPVSDETALNMIRGYYACVSYTDANIGRLLDELDRLDLAKDTIVALWGDHGWNLGEHTLWCKHSCFETSMHAPLIVKVPGKYAGQKTAALTEFIDIYPSLCELCGLETPQHCQGESFVRLLKDPAAEGKPFAVGRFGPGDTIRSDQFRYTEYFGKDGNVHSTMLYDHQSDPQEDTNVAEKPAVQQDVKELSKQLQQRKGK, encoded by the coding sequence ATGATTCGCGTACTATTCATTTTGCTTCTACTTTTGACCATCACGCCTGCAATTGGGGCGGCTGAGCGTCCCAATGTGTTATTTATTGCCGTCGATGACCTACGCCCCGAGCTCGGTTGTTACGGAAAGCCGCATATCCACTCGCCTAATATCGATCGTCTCGCCGCGGAAGGCACCACCTTTGAGCGGTCGTTCTGCATGGTTCCCACGTGCGGGGCATCGCGTGCTTCGTTGATGACGAGTATTCGACCGACCAAGAAACGGTTCGTTTCGTATCTTGCCTCGGCCGAAGAAGAAGCCCCCGGCATTGTTACGCTCAATACCCACTTCAAAAACGCTGGCTACACGACGATCTCGAACGGCAAGATCTTCCATCATGCGAGCGATAACGCCGATGGTTGGAGCGAAAAGCCTTGGCGTCCCAAGGGGCCGAGCTACAAGCTGCCGGAAAGCCTCGCTGCCGCGAAAACCACGCCCAAAAAGCGTGGCCCTGCCTATGAAGCGGCTGACGTGAAAGACGACTTCTATCGCGATGGCAAGCTGGCCAACAAGACAATCAAGGACCTCCAGCGGCTCAAGGAACAAGACCAGCCGTTCTTCCTTGCCGTTGGTTTTTTCAAGCCGCATCTGCCGTTTGTCGCCCCGCAGAAGTACTGGGATCTCTACGATCCAAGCACGATCGAATTGCCGGAAACGTATCATCGCCCAAAAGATGCTCCAAACGTTGCGATCCACAGCTCAGGCGAACTCCGCGCCTATGCTGGCATTCCGAAAAAGGGACCTGTTTCGGACGAAACGGCTCTGAACATGATCCGCGGTTACTATGCGTGCGTCAGTTATACGGATGCCAACATCGGCCGCCTGCTCGACGAACTGGACCGTCTGGATCTCGCCAAAGACACGATCGTCGCCCTCTGGGGTGATCATGGCTGGAACCTCGGCGAGCATACTTTGTGGTGCAAACATTCCTGCTTCGAAACGTCGATGCACGCGCCGCTGATTGTTAAAGTGCCCGGCAAATATGCCGGTCAGAAGACGGCGGCGTTGACGGAATTCATCGACATCTATCCTTCCCTCTGCGAACTGTGCGGGCTCGAAACTCCACAGCACTGCCAAGGCGAAAGCTTCGTTCGCCTACTGAAAGATCCAGCTGCCGAGGGCAAGCCATTCGCGGTTGGTCGGTTCGGCCCGGGAGACACGATCCGCTCCGATCAGTTCCGCTACACCGAGTACTTCGGCAAAGATGGCAACGTCCATTCGACAATGCTTTACGACCACCAAAGCGATCCTCAGGAAGATACCAACGTCGCTGAAAAGCCTGCCGTACAGCAAGATGTCAAAGAGCTTTCCAAGCAGCTCCAACAGCGGAAAGGAAAGTAA